The nucleotide sequence CTCTGTTAAACCTCTCCCGAAACTACTTCCACACTCCAACAGTTTTTGCGCGAAAACTGAACCCTTGCACTTGATCTGATTAAGCAGGAACTGATTCCATCCAACGCCGGATCCCACTTTAGAGATCCCCACAATGGTATAACAGTAATTTTATCAACGATGTGACGGCGGGAACAAAACCAGCAAAAAGACCAGTCAAGCAAGACTTCAAATGATCACCAGACATGAGGGCTGATCTTGATATNNNNNNNNNNNNNNNNNNNNNNNNNNNNNNNNNNNNNNNNNNNNNNNNNNNNNNNNNNNNNNNNNNNNNNNNNNNNNNNNNNNNNNNNNNNNNNNNNNNNaaacaaatgaaaaaccttGTAGGGTCTAAAAATTTCCTGCTTCACCTCCAATTCCTGGCTGATTAGTCTCATAATCTCCTTTGCCGTCAACATTACGAGTTGATCGTAGAATGTGTTAGGTGGTCGTGGTCCAGGTCGATAGTCGATTTTAGGCTATAAGTAAGGGCATAACCTTTTCTGATAATTAATTCTACAAAATAAATGGGCAAGTCTATACCATCGGAAGCATGTATTTTCCCTTCATCTCTTGCTAATTCAGCTATTTTTCATTACTATCTCGACTGAATCGACTCCGTAAAACGCttagtttaaaataaattaaaaaacctcAACATTGAATACATAGCTTGCTGACACAATATCATAATGACGTCAGGATATTTAAACAAAAGGGACAATGCAGGTAAAACTTAGGTTTTCTTGGGGGTGAAACTACAGTCAGGAAGTTCTTGGCGATTACGAAAGTTTTGCATGATTTTTCATATCTTACAGGAAGTGGGTCTTGGAGGGGATGCGCGCCTTGACGAGATCGTTTTTAATGTGTGTTTCTGTTACTTATACGCCTTGTGTTCGTCGAGCATGGACCTGCTTTACTCAGTTTCAGATTTCCTATATCTAATCTGAAAAATCATGTGGGAATTCCATAAGTAACGTTGCGATTGTGAGCCAAATAAGCCAGAGCGGTACGGGAACCAAAAGCAACATATTATGAAGAATCAATAAACTCGAACTTGTTCTAGGTTCCTGTTGTAGGATGATCGTGCTTGTCCACTGACAAAATTATTGTCACTACTTCAAACTTAAAGAATTGAAGCCTTGTAGAAGCGAGATCTCACAAAGTTGGTTCCTTCTAAAATCGGCTCAAAATGAAGGTTAACGTATCGTAATACTAATGAGAATTAATCAATAACAAGAGCAGAGAATGAAACTCTTCCTCCTCCTCTAGTTCATCACCATCGATGTTCTCTGTCCGTCTCATGACTGCGCTTAGTCTTTTATCTAGTTTTCCTAACCGTTCCTCCGTGCACTGAAGAAGACTTTGAGAATTTAAACATAACGGTTCTGCCTCGGAACGACACATGTTGACAAAAGTTGTTTcgtcacaaaataatttaaattctgGTCGcctttttccttcttgaaaTAAGTCCATGAAACGTTCCCCAATGAAGCGCGCCATTTCGAGCTCTTCTGAACTTCCTTCTGCGTTATCCTTAGCGTCAGTGTAGGATTCGTTCAGGACAGATACCAACATATTCATAAGAAATATCGTCAtcattaacatgaaaaaaaaacaaaagttggaCCGATAAAAGGTTTGTCTTTGCGAAGATCAGCAATTGGGACTGCTTTACCCAACAGAAATTCAAATTGCGAAATGAACAGCATGCAGATAACTAGAGTAATGATAAACTACTCCTCCGAAAAGCTGCATTCCTGATATAACAAACGCGTTGAATACtatgacaaagaaaacaaaataggaCAGTTGGTAGCCTGCAGACTGGCggaaagatgaaaacaaatatatgACGTAAGGATTAAAACGAATAAGATTTAGGAGCTTCACTGTAACCATAAAAATCGCGAGAGCAATAGAAGCATTTTCCCAGCTGGCCCAATTTTAAAgcagaatgaaaatgaattatttcgAAAGGATTTTTTTGAATTGCATTGATGCTgtttaagattttctttgatctcatcATGTAGCACGCAACGGACGTTGTAGAAGAGATGATCATCAAGAAATCAACCATATTCCAGACAGACTTGAAAAAACCCAACCGTTGTCGGTAAAGGTGAAACAACATCATGATGAGGTAGAATAGCACCATTGCCAAGAATAAAAACTGGCAAATGAGATAAAACATGAGAGCCCCCGACTCTGTGCTGTACAACTCAAGGGTGTCCACTCTCATAAACTGTGTAGGCTGCACCAGCTGCAATCATTTCGTAGATAAACGTAGCAATGCTAATTaaatttgtattgatattgaacGTCGCAAGCTCCACAATTACTGATCGGAGTACTTCGATCAAGCCATCCATGGCCAATGGTTTCATCTAAAACGCCACGTGCTGTTTGCTCATCATATCCCAAGACGGCTACGTAACCACCTCCTCCATAAGTGTTGTACACGGCTTTTACAGGATCAGTGTCCAGCGTTTCAGCTGTCTGGTAACGCCAGGGTTTTGGACAAATTCGAAGTGCCTTTGGCCAGGATGTATTAAAGGGAAGTGGGCCGCCAGCCTGGAAGACTCAACTCTGTTGTGTCCTCTATCTCTGGAGAGTAATCGTAGTAGCAGTCTGGTATAGTTGCAGGAAGTGGACTTACAATGACCTTCAGGAcacgaaaaaaaggaatcagAAGTTTGAAACGAATCGTAATAAAATTAATCGTATAAAAATAGTATTATAATTGAGTCAAATGTAATTATCATCAAACGTACTTTTAAGAATTCTTAACTGTCGCATCCAAGGCATGCCAATCAGTATGGACATCTTATTGGCGATGTAAACATCATTGGTTCTTCGAGGCCATTATACCAGTCCTGGTTGTATACGTTTGGTAGAAACTTCTCTGCCAGCCATCTCGACAGTCTTCGCGAATCAGTCACCTTAACACGGAACACAAAAGTAAGTTCACATAATTAGATTGAGGAATAATATTGACTTGTATTgggttaagttaagttaagtaAAAGGGAGTGATTTATATGTTATTCAGAAACTGAACATAACCAAACTTCTACACTGCATTTAGTACTGCCGCCTTTACTTCGTTTCACCTAATaaaaagatgaatgaaaatgataaGAACTGTAGAAGGAGGGGGATCACTACACCACTCTAACTCATTATGAAATAACTCTCATCATGATCATTGTAATCAAGTCTATTTGTAACAGAATTATCGAACGTGATTGATTCTCATCATCCCGGTCTGGTATTAATTAGGACAATGTAAGTGCCATGCTTTTAattgcacagttttttttaccagTGTGCGCGCCTTGCCTGTGTAATTAGATAGCACTCGTCATATGTGCACGCCATTGTCGCGCATttcgtcagaaaaaaattgcttgcttgtctgtttgtttgttcttttttttttgcaaagcaTCATAGATGCCGAGTTTTTCTCTCAAAGTTAGTCATAGTTTGAATTCTGCTAACAAAATTTTATATCGCCCCATTCACTCAGTAGTAATACTGGTAAGCAGTAATCACTCCTTGATTACAAACCGAATTGGCCTCCACTCAGTTCAGTTGCCATTACTAATCATCGTTATCGTTATTTCTATCAGTATTATCACTATGACTGTCATCCTTAATGTTATCGGTGTTTAAttctaaaagagaaaaaacaaagtggtTCATACCTGATCAAAGCTtgcgaaaatatttttcatctctgTTGTCATCAAGAAACGATTCTCATTCTTGTTGCCATAACAGACTACAGACAGCAGAAACACAAATAATAAATGGAAGACAATTTCCCTCGCTTTACTTGCTAACTGAGGCCTCTTTTCGCTTCGTATGCGCATTTTCTCCATGAGGCTCTGTTTAAAGCGTTGTTTAGGATTATCACTTAAAAAATCCACGTTATCGTCACGAAGTTCACCATCTTTTACATCTCCCTCTTCCACATCATCCTGTTTGTTTCTAGTCAtaagaaaggaaactaaaataACTGCTAACATGACCTTTGTTGGTTGCATAACAAAAACGTCTTGTCCATTGGAAATAAGAATGGAGGCCAGCCACTGCTCAGCGACTTCCTTACCCCACATTAAACTATAAAAATAACGTAAATGTTGCTGCTGTCATAGTGGTGACAAAGCAGAGAAAACCAAGCGATGTATACACAGAAATGTGGTAGCATACAGCCTTGACCATTTACTTCATCGACGAGCTGTTGTGCCTGAAATGAATCTTTatatttgtcttctttcttctcctttgttCTACTAGACTTAAACAGAAACACTATCAGAACGTTTACAGGTGCAACTATTATAGCACTCTGTAACTCCAACGACTATTTGTCTCCAGGAAAACTTGAAAGGTCCAATTTGTATTGCTCCCGCTGACTCCCCGCCGATATTATAAAACATGGCATTGGCTATCATTGCACTGAAGAGAACTGAAAGACAACACGACGCTCTTTGCACGCGCGTGAATGTACTACTGCACGCTTTACTGAAGACTGACATCCACAAATGGCTGTCAGCTATCTTTCTCCCAAAACGCGATCTCACCTCCGCCGAAAAGGATGTAACTGCTTTGCTTTTTACACTAATTTCTATCTGCCCATCGTGTTTTTCAAGTGCAAGCCATCTATTTATGGGGAACACCCAGCGTTCTTCTGTTTGTCTGTCTCTGATTACCACTGTTTCTACAAACCAAGATGGATTTTCGCCTGAATTATCTTGTTCCAAAGTTAATTCGTTTAGATTTCCTAATGACTCGTTTGTAACCAGAACAAAACCGTTTATACTTCCTCGACCAAAAACTTCCTGTAAATCACCATGTTTTTGAAGAGTAATGAGATCATGTTCATCGTTGTCTCCTTTAATGCTCATCGTTACGTTTGCCGTTGTTGCTGAATCTTTCCAGACGCCAGTGCTGATAACCATGTCGTAGTAGTATGTTCCTTCTTCAACAAGATTTATTTGTAGCGGTGAGAAAATCTGCgaaaaacaagtaaacataACATAGTTTACCTTGTTAATATGGTAGTGGTGCCACACAAAGAGTAACGTCATGAGCTGAGGATGGGAGACCGAACTTTCGATTATTTCCCCGCTAAACAATTGAAATGTCCAGCGAAAACACCTCCTTAACTTAAAGAGACTGTTTCAATTTGATTTCACATTGCTTGACacattctttcatttctttggaTGTAAGAGacaataaagaagaaagctACACTTTGGTATAgagtaaaaattggaaaaggtCATATTTTCTCATCGTAAGCACTTAACTGTTTACTACTGCGGGATGATTTGTACGTAAATATTACATGCAATACTTAAATTCATACCTTGCTTTCATCTCTTTTGTCAGCCCTCCTTGCAAATATAAGAGCTACAAAGTAAATAAGGAACGCACATGCAATTGTCACGAGCACTGAAATGTTGCCCGACTCGCTAAGTCGAGCAAACTCCGTGAAAACTTTGTCGAAGTCAATGGGATTGGGAGCTTGAATGAAGTTTCCGCCGAAAGACGTCAGATGGTTGCAGAGGCATTTGAGATGTGTGGTGTTAGAGCCCACGTCGACCTGccatggaaatataaaaaaacaccTGCCATCAGTATATGTCGATAGATTTCCTTCTAGGATTTAGCTCACCTTGTAGGGTAATGTGGCTGGTTATCCTGttttctaagaatttttttgaaatcatGATTTTATTGAAACTTACTCTGCAACCATCGGATGTCCACTTTTCCTCATCTTCAGACCAATACAAACAACTTGATTGGGTTATAGTAAACGTATAGTTGACATCAGTTTGTGGGTTATATTGAGGTACAATCGTCTGAAGGATCCCTTTCGGAGGTGGATCTTTGACGCCAACGCATGATCGTCTCTGGCGACTATGGCCAAAGCATGACCGTGTCTCTCGGAATGCTCGCTTACATTTTTCGATTCTTCATATAATAACCTATATAAATGTGACTTGGTTCGATAGGAAGTATGGTAACGATTCTCTCTTCTGGAATACACGAAGTTTCGTTGGCCGCGCTCTTTGTCACATTTCCCGCACTTTGACGTGAGCTTTAGCGTAAAGTTGAGGTCAGAGTCCTCTGTGGAAGGTCTTGACCCAAATTTCACAAACATTTTAACTAATGTTTCCTCTTTTGCCACACCCAGGCTGATGGAAACAGGTACATCTGCTAGGTCGGCGTAATAGCTCCTCATAGTCAATTGGTTTGGCTTTAGAAAATAATGCTCTGATCCGTTGCTGGTATTTGAAGGTGGGGTGGAAATAGGTATAAACTATCTCAATGTTACTATCGAGGTTTGAAACATTCAGTTTTGTTGCATTTTCCGTTTGAAGCTCGAGGCTAATGACACTGGACTGGACTTTCTTGCTGCTATTGTCCCAAGAGAAGGGATTAAAGTCAGCACTTTCATCTGcaaaaacagaacacagaggATATACTTTTTCAACTAAAAGGCGTAATTTACTAACGAGACTATTCGCTCTACGAAGGGCTGGACGCTCTAAAAGTCAGGTTTAGAAACTATCTGAGGTGGCCAATTCAGTTGATCAAGCCTCTAGTTTCACACTTTGAGAATCAGTGTCCTGCTGTGATATACCCAGCACgtattctgaaaataaaacgtATTTGGAGAAACATTTCGAAGTTTGTGTGTATGACTTTTCTACAATACTGCAGTAAAGAATGTGTAAGCCATCATTGCAACTgagaaacacaaaaaaattgtttcggaACGCTTAGTCATCAAAGCAATTGGATCGAATACAATTTCGCAGCAATAAGTGACGTAAGgagagtaatttaaaataaaaggttCAAACTTTTGATGCAAACGCTAAACGTCAAAAGCGTTGACAGATAGTTGCTAATgacattcaattttgaaaatgccAGGTTTGTTGTATATCTACGCTTTAAAACTCCATACCTTTGCATGATGTTTCCATCAGCCATATTCCCTAGGTTTCCTGGTAGTCTAAATTTTGTTGGTCCATCTTCCATATTAAGACCCTTTATACCGTCAGCAGATACCTTCTTAAGGGTCGATGTCAAGCCAGGCGTTTTTAGGACAAGATTTTCAGAGGGAACCAGGCGTGCGAAAAATGCGTCGTTCATAGCGTCCAGTTTTTAGCAGCTTGCTTCACACTCTCCTGTGGTAAAAAAGAGtttctgttaaaattttgtACTAAATGTAATTTCCGAGCGATAATCAATTTCTTGACTAGGAATTTGCAAGCGTTATTTGTTTGATTCTGTCTGTGGTAGCTAATTTTTAGTGCTCACATATTTTAATTTGGTCAGAAAATTTCATCTTGATAGAAACACCCTCATCTCCGTGCAAACAATTGGAGCAGTTAAGTTACGCAAGATGTCGTTTCAGTGAAACTCCTTGATATGTACAGGATAACATAATATGAGTTACTCTCGTTTACTTAATTTCGTGAATCCAATTTTGTCATACCTTCTCAGATTCAGTGCTCTTTCTTAAATCTCCACTTTCTTTGCTTGATTCAGGGGAAGACTTTAGAACGTTTTTTAGACACGTGGTGATACTGACAGCCGATTCTTCTAGTTCATCAGAAAATGGCTCCTCTAAGTCACCAAGGACAGACTTAAGTAGTTCTGTTGTGGCATCCGTTAGTTTCATAGTTTCATTctaaaaaaggcatttgattacgatcaaaacaatgtacatgtattttgtaATACTTTGCTGTTCTTGTGTAAGAGAAGAGAAGGCTAGATTCTTACCGCAGAATTTCCA is from Pocillopora verrucosa isolate sample1 chromosome 7, ASM3666991v2, whole genome shotgun sequence and encodes:
- the LOC136282555 gene encoding LOW QUALITY PROTEIN: polycystin-1-like protein 2 (The sequence of the model RefSeq protein was modified relative to this genomic sequence to represent the inferred CDS: inserted 2 bases in 2 codons; deleted 10 bases in 10 codons), which produces MNDAFFARLVPSENLVLKTPGLTSTLKKVSADGIKGLNMEDGPTKFRLPGNLGNMADGNIMQSNGSEHYFLKPNQLTMRSYYADLADVPVSISLGVAKEETLVKMFVKFGSRPSTEDSDLNFTLKLTSKCGKVTKSAANETSCIPEERIVTILPIEPSHIYIGYYMKNRKMKRAFRETRSCFGHSRQRRSCVGVKDPPPKGILQTIVPQYNPQTDVNYTFTITQSSCLYWSEDEEKWTSDGCRVDVGSNTTHLKCLCNHLTSFGGNFIQAPNPIDFDKVFTEFARLSESGNISVLVTIACAFLIYFVALIFARRADKRDESKIFSPLQINLVEEGTYYYDMVISTGVWKDSATTANVTMSIKGDNDEHDLITLQKHGDLQEVFGRGSINGFVLVTNESLGNLNELTLEQDNSGENPSWFVETVVIRDRQTEERWVFPINRWLALEKHDGQIEISVKSKAVTSFSAEVRSRFGRKIADSHLWMSVFSKACSSTFTRVQRASCCLSVLFSAMIANAMFYNIGGESAGAIQIGPFKFSWRQIVVGLQSAIIVAPVNVLIVFLFKSSRTKEKKEDKYKDSFQAQQLVDEVNGQGCMLPHFCVYIAWFLCFVTTMTAATFTLFYSLMWGKEVAEQWLASILISNGQDVFVMQPTKVMLAVILVSFLMTRNKQDDVEEGDVKDGELRDDNVDFLSDNPKQRFKQSLMEKMRIRSEKRPQLASKAREIVFHLLFVFLLSVVCYGNKNENRFLMTTEMKNIFASFDQVTDSRRLSRWLAEKFLPNVYNQDWYNGLEEXNDVYIANKMSILIGMPWMRQLRILKSTPLPATIPDCYYDYSPEIEDTTELSLPGWRPLPFNTSWPKALRICPKPWRYQTAETLDTDPVKAVYNTYGGGGYVAVLGYDEQTARGVLDETIGHGWLDRSTRSVIVELATFNINTNLISIATFIYEMIAAGAAYTVMRVDTLELYSTESGALMFYLICQFLFLAMVLFYLIMMLFHLYRQRLGFFKSVWNMVDFLMIISSTTSVACYMMRSKKILNSINAIQKNPFEIIHFHSALNWASWENASIALAIFMVTVKLLNLIRFNPYVIYLFSSFRQSAGYQLSYFVFFVIVFNAFVISGMQLFGGVVYHYSSYLHAVISQFEFLLGKAVPIADLRKDKPFIGPTFXFFFMLMMTIFLMNMLVSVLNESYTDAKDNAEGSSEELEMARFIGERFMDLFQEGKRRPEFKLFCDETTFVNMCRSEAEPLCLNSQSLLQCTEERLGKLDKRLSAVMRRTENIDGDELEEEEEFHSLLLLLINSH